In Hahella sp. KA22, one genomic interval encodes:
- a CDS encoding chemotaxis response regulator protein-glutamate methylesterase has translation MNAKIKVLLVDDSAVVRQVLQQVLERDKNIEVIGAAADPIFAQSRMSKQWPDVIVLDVEMPRMDGITFLKKLMAERPTPVVMCSTLTSKGAQTSMKALAAGAVAVVAKPAVGVKEYLESAAGELIMEIKAAAKANMRNMPAATASAQSMALPAKFSADAVIPLRTGGVIAGANKIAALGTSTGGTQALEYVLTRLPRNCPGIVIVQHMPEKFTAAFAERLNSICELEILEAESGLQVAPGRALIAPGGKHMLLRRSGAQYFVEIMSGPPVNRHRPSVDVLFRSVAQAAGRNALGVIMTGMGDDGAKGLLEMRNAGALTIGQDERSCIVYGMPKEAAKIGAVTREISLERIPQCVLDMGASLTANAQRS, from the coding sequence ATGAACGCTAAGATCAAGGTCTTGCTGGTGGACGACTCGGCTGTGGTCAGGCAGGTGCTGCAACAAGTGCTGGAGCGGGACAAAAATATTGAAGTGATCGGCGCCGCGGCGGACCCTATTTTCGCGCAATCGAGGATGAGCAAGCAGTGGCCGGATGTGATCGTGCTTGATGTGGAGATGCCGCGCATGGACGGCATCACCTTTTTGAAAAAACTGATGGCGGAACGGCCCACGCCGGTGGTGATGTGCTCCACCCTGACCAGCAAGGGCGCGCAGACCAGCATGAAAGCGCTGGCCGCCGGTGCGGTGGCGGTGGTGGCCAAGCCTGCGGTAGGGGTGAAGGAATATCTGGAGAGCGCCGCTGGCGAGCTGATCATGGAAATCAAGGCGGCGGCGAAGGCCAACATGCGCAATATGCCCGCCGCGACGGCGTCTGCCCAGTCCATGGCGCTCCCCGCCAAATTCTCCGCGGACGCAGTGATTCCCCTGCGTACAGGCGGCGTCATCGCCGGCGCCAATAAAATCGCTGCGTTAGGCACTTCCACCGGCGGCACTCAGGCGTTGGAGTACGTGCTGACCCGTTTACCCCGTAATTGCCCTGGCATCGTTATCGTGCAGCACATGCCGGAAAAGTTCACCGCGGCTTTCGCTGAGCGCTTGAACAGTATCTGCGAGCTGGAAATTCTGGAGGCGGAAAGCGGCCTCCAGGTAGCGCCTGGGCGCGCCCTGATTGCTCCCGGCGGCAAGCATATGCTATTGCGGCGCAGTGGCGCGCAGTATTTTGTGGAGATCATGTCCGGGCCCCCAGTGAACCGGCATCGACCGTCCGTCGACGTTTTGTTTCGTTCGGTGGCCCAGGCGGCGGGACGCAACGCGCTGGGAGTCATCATGACCGGTATGGGCGACGATGGCGCCAAAGGGTTGCTGGAAATGCGCAATGCCGGCGCGTTGACCATTGGTCAGGATGAACGTTCCTGTATTGTCTACGGTATGCCGAAGGAAGCGGCCAAAATCGGTGCGGTAACCCGGGAAATCTCTCTGGAGCGCATACCGCAGTGCGTGCTGGATATGGGGGCGTCGCTTACCGCCAACGCACAAAGAAGTTAA
- a CDS encoding response regulator: MAKTILIIDDSISLRQMVDITLKSAGYNVIQAENGQDALGKLPDAKPSLIVCDVNMPVMDGISFVKELKSLPEYKFTPVIMLTTESTEDKRMEGQMAGAKAWMVKPFRPEAMLKAVQKLILP; this comes from the coding sequence ATGGCGAAGACCATTCTGATCATTGACGATTCCATCTCTCTGCGGCAAATGGTGGACATTACGCTCAAGTCCGCAGGCTACAACGTAATACAGGCGGAAAACGGCCAGGACGCCCTGGGAAAGTTGCCTGACGCCAAGCCCAGCTTGATTGTCTGCGACGTGAACATGCCCGTCATGGACGGCATCTCCTTCGTCAAAGAGCTTAAAAGCCTGCCTGAATACAAATTCACTCCGGTCATCATGTTGACGACCGAAAGCACCGAAGATAAACGTATGGAAGGTCAGATGGCGGGCGCCAAGGCGTGGATGGTGAAACCGTTCCGCCCGGAAGCCATGCTTAAAGCCGTCCAGAAATTAATACTGCCCTGA
- a CDS encoding methyl-accepting chemotaxis protein encodes MGWFNNLKVSVKLLGSFLLMLVLMSVVGYLGINSMGKINESDTKMYQRDTLGISHIKEANIQLLNQSRALRNLMLSSTMEEREAFMRSVQEFDSAMQTELSVAKSIAETEEAKRLYKDLDRAYQEYVPLRDRLLNIVRQESLMSNRDSVDFAMTTLRPKADMLDSLMSELVQVIENNAEATSKSNDELYAASKALMLAVISVSAILGLLLGFVISRAISRPLGHAADVAYRLSEGDLNVSVNVNSRDETGQVLAAMSQMVEKFTDIISDVRGSADNLSSASEEVSSTAQSLSQAASEQAASVEETTASMEQMNASISQNTENAQVTEDIATKSSQEAQEGGQAVQATVTAMRDIAGKIKIIDDIAYQTNLLALNAAIEAARAGEHGKGFAVVAAEVRKLAERSQTAAQEISNLADNSVDRAERAGSLLDELVPSIVKTASLVQEIAAASSEQASGVAQVNTAMTQVSQVTQSNASSSEELAATAEELSSQAQQLQHIMAFFKLGDSKHALARTPAPVQREAVTKKPAKVKPLRVVNKPAAEAPEPDEAHFIRF; translated from the coding sequence ATGGGCTGGTTTAATAATCTGAAAGTCTCGGTAAAGCTGCTAGGCTCTTTTCTGCTGATGCTTGTACTGATGTCGGTGGTGGGCTATCTCGGCATCAACAGCATGGGCAAAATCAACGAATCCGACACCAAGATGTATCAACGCGACACCTTGGGCATTTCCCACATCAAAGAAGCCAATATCCAGCTCCTCAACCAAAGCCGCGCGCTGCGAAACCTGATGCTGTCGAGCACTATGGAGGAGCGCGAGGCCTTTATGCGCTCGGTGCAGGAGTTCGATTCCGCGATGCAGACCGAGCTGAGCGTCGCTAAAAGCATTGCTGAAACGGAAGAGGCGAAACGTCTGTATAAAGACCTTGATCGCGCCTATCAGGAGTATGTTCCACTGCGGGACCGCCTGTTGAATATCGTCAGACAGGAAAGTCTGATGTCCAACCGCGACTCAGTGGATTTCGCCATGACCACTCTGCGTCCGAAAGCGGATATGCTGGATAGTCTGATGAGTGAGCTGGTGCAAGTGATTGAGAATAATGCGGAAGCCACGTCCAAGTCCAACGATGAACTGTACGCCGCCAGTAAAGCCCTGATGCTGGCGGTGATCAGCGTCTCCGCCATATTGGGCCTGCTGTTGGGGTTCGTTATTTCACGGGCCATATCACGTCCCCTGGGGCATGCGGCGGATGTAGCCTATCGTTTGTCTGAAGGAGATTTAAACGTAAGCGTCAACGTCAATAGCCGCGATGAGACCGGCCAGGTGCTGGCGGCGATGTCGCAAATGGTGGAAAAATTCACTGACATCATCAGCGATGTGCGCGGCTCCGCGGACAACCTGTCCTCCGCCAGCGAGGAGGTCAGCTCCACTGCGCAATCTCTGTCGCAAGCCGCCAGTGAACAGGCGGCCAGCGTGGAGGAGACCACCGCTTCCATGGAGCAGATGAACGCGAGCATTTCGCAAAACACAGAAAACGCGCAAGTCACCGAAGATATCGCCACCAAGTCCTCTCAGGAGGCGCAGGAAGGCGGCCAGGCGGTGCAGGCCACGGTGACGGCGATGCGCGATATCGCCGGCAAGATCAAAATCATCGACGATATCGCGTATCAGACCAACCTGCTGGCCCTGAACGCCGCCATCGAAGCGGCGCGTGCGGGCGAACACGGCAAGGGCTTCGCCGTGGTGGCGGCGGAAGTGCGCAAGCTGGCGGAACGCAGCCAGACCGCAGCGCAGGAGATCAGTAATCTCGCCGACAACAGTGTCGACCGCGCCGAACGGGCGGGCTCTTTGCTGGATGAGCTGGTTCCCTCGATTGTGAAAACCGCCAGTCTGGTGCAGGAAATCGCCGCCGCCAGTTCCGAACAGGCCAGTGGCGTGGCCCAGGTCAACACCGCGATGACTCAGGTCAGTCAGGTGACGCAAAGCAACGCCTCATCCAGCGAAGAACTGGCTGCGACGGCGGAAGAGTTGAGCAGCCAGGCTCAGCAACTGCAGCATATCATGGCGTTCTTTAAGCTGGGCGACAGCAAGCACGCCCTGGCGCGAACTCCGGCGCCGGTCCAGCGAGAGGCCGTGACCAAGAAACCCGCCAAGGTCAAACCTTTGCGGGTGGTCAACAAGCCGGCGGCGGAAGCGCCGGAGCCGGATGAAGCGCACTTCATCCGTTTTTAA
- a CDS encoding lipid asymmetry maintenance protein MlaB → MSIDSQHDPQQNRLALSGELTIYCAADAKASLLEHKDVDIDLSQLTELDGAGLQLLILAKRDRGARLVNASEAVDKVFTLTGLADMLE, encoded by the coding sequence ATGAGCATAGACTCCCAGCACGATCCCCAGCAAAACCGGCTTGCCCTGAGCGGCGAGTTGACGATCTATTGCGCGGCGGACGCTAAAGCGTCGCTGCTGGAGCACAAGGACGTCGACATCGATCTCAGTCAATTGACGGAACTGGACGGAGCGGGCTTGCAATTGTTGATCCTGGCCAAGCGGGATCGGGGCGCGCGGTTGGTGAACGCCAGTGAGGCGGTAGACAAAGTGTTCACGTTGACCGGGCTCGCCGACATGCTGGAATAG
- a CDS encoding response regulator, producing the protein MSDEKPHVMIVDDSPNDLHFLLENLKDEYAVQAATSAAKALQLAEKDPELDVVLLDVTMPEMDGYECCRRLKANPATQHIEVIFVSAHDTVEEKLAGYDAGGRDYLIKPAQPDVLRKKVRMAIQQMKQAKEGQEAQQAAMSTAMTAITVAGEQGVILEFLRRSMKVNSLPDLAALIIETLEEFDLQGTVQINLENEKISHSSKGFVSPLESELLLKVKDQEQRLLEFNKRLLVNIPPFSLLAPKMPDDEEKKGRARDNLLLLLECAEFRRQGLENQTLIALVEGVLLDSRKALKDINDIRERQHKTAFQILEQTLDELVIAYDSLALLESQEDTLTKVVRSGLERTFKTYEEVTDLDDQLQAIIHRMEDVRGA; encoded by the coding sequence ATGAGCGACGAAAAGCCCCATGTGATGATCGTCGACGATTCGCCGAATGATCTGCATTTCCTGCTGGAGAACCTGAAAGACGAGTATGCGGTGCAAGCCGCCACCAGCGCCGCCAAAGCATTGCAGTTGGCGGAAAAAGATCCAGAGCTGGATGTAGTGCTGCTGGACGTGACCATGCCGGAAATGGACGGTTACGAATGCTGCCGGCGATTGAAGGCGAATCCCGCCACGCAACATATTGAGGTCATCTTCGTCTCCGCCCACGACACAGTAGAGGAAAAGCTGGCGGGTTACGACGCCGGCGGCCGGGATTATCTGATCAAACCCGCGCAACCGGACGTGCTGCGCAAGAAAGTGCGCATGGCTATCCAGCAGATGAAGCAGGCCAAGGAGGGCCAGGAGGCGCAACAGGCGGCCATGTCCACCGCCATGACCGCCATCACGGTCGCGGGCGAGCAAGGGGTGATTCTGGAATTCCTGCGCCGCAGTATGAAAGTTAACTCCCTCCCTGATCTGGCCGCCCTGATCATCGAGACGCTGGAAGAGTTCGATCTGCAGGGCACCGTACAGATCAACCTGGAGAACGAAAAAATCAGCCATAGCAGCAAAGGGTTCGTCTCCCCGCTGGAGTCTGAGCTGCTGCTCAAAGTCAAAGACCAGGAACAACGACTGTTGGAGTTCAATAAGCGTCTCCTGGTCAATATTCCTCCGTTCTCCCTGCTCGCGCCCAAAATGCCGGACGACGAAGAAAAGAAAGGCCGCGCCCGCGACAACTTATTGCTGTTATTGGAGTGCGCCGAATTTCGTCGTCAGGGATTGGAGAACCAGACTTTGATCGCCTTGGTGGAGGGTGTGTTGCTGGACAGCCGCAAAGCCTTGAAAGATATCAATGATATCCGCGAACGGCAGCACAAAACTGCGTTTCAGATTCTGGAGCAGACACTGGATGAACTGGTGATCGCCTACGACAGTCTGGCGTTGCTGGAAAGCCAGGAAGATACCCTGACCAAGGTGGTGCGCAGCGGGCTGGAGCGCACCTTCAAGACCTACGAGGAAGTAACAGATCTGGATGACCAGCTACAAGCCATCATCCATCGCATGGAAGATGTTCGCGGGGCGTAA
- a CDS encoding chemotaxis protein CheD, giving the protein MSRRVSQTVTTKPEVPLEIFLEAGELYLAEADTRIRSLLGEGGIITLWHPHLKLGGMCHFKKVRMDAGEAGGRTLDAAYADAALSLLQLEMVRAGAPPRRFEAKLFVFDGPDADKTAKEAGRLLHDFGFKLALDHNGSGNLIFDIWNGDVWIQKDAPSLIDAGKAPQDILEVYLDPGEWYFSDADTRMKTLLGSCVAVVLWHPQKRLGGMCHYMLPQRNGAASNQGLDGRYADEAMQLLVDALKKERTRPQEYEVKIFGGSSMLEGSSINVSKRNIEAAYRLLKQHGFRLVGEDLGGRAHRNLVFDVWSGDVWLRKGSR; this is encoded by the coding sequence ATGTCCCGCCGTGTATCGCAAACCGTAACGACTAAACCGGAAGTGCCCCTGGAGATCTTTCTGGAGGCAGGGGAGTTGTATCTGGCGGAGGCCGACACGCGCATTCGCAGCCTGCTCGGAGAGGGGGGGATCATCACACTGTGGCACCCGCATTTGAAGCTGGGCGGGATGTGCCACTTCAAGAAAGTGCGCATGGACGCCGGCGAAGCGGGCGGACGAACGCTGGACGCGGCCTATGCGGACGCGGCGCTGAGCCTGCTGCAATTGGAAATGGTGCGCGCCGGCGCGCCGCCTCGTCGCTTTGAGGCGAAGCTGTTCGTTTTCGATGGCCCTGATGCGGACAAGACGGCGAAAGAGGCGGGCAGGTTGCTGCATGATTTTGGCTTCAAGCTGGCGTTGGATCATAACGGCAGCGGCAACCTGATCTTCGATATTTGGAATGGGGACGTCTGGATTCAGAAAGACGCTCCCAGCCTTATCGACGCCGGCAAAGCGCCTCAGGACATTCTGGAAGTCTATCTGGACCCGGGCGAATGGTATTTCTCCGACGCGGATACCCGCATGAAAACGCTGCTTGGCTCCTGTGTGGCGGTGGTGTTGTGGCATCCCCAAAAGCGCCTGGGAGGCATGTGTCATTATATGCTTCCGCAACGCAACGGCGCGGCGTCCAACCAGGGATTGGACGGACGCTATGCGGACGAAGCAATGCAACTATTGGTAGACGCCTTAAAGAAAGAGCGCACGCGACCGCAGGAGTATGAAGTGAAAATATTCGGAGGCAGTTCGATGTTGGAAGGGTCTTCAATCAACGTGAGTAAACGAAACATTGAAGCGGCGTATCGCCTGCTCAAACAGCATGGATTTCGATTGGTGGGCGAAGACCTGGGCGGTCGGGCGCATCGCAATCTGGTGTTCGACGTCTGGAGCGGCGATGTGTGGCTAAGGAAGGGAAGCCGATGA
- a CDS encoding chemotaxis protein CheW, with product MAQALETNAQPADSDQYLTFMQSGDMYAIPLLGVKEIIEYGGITPIPTLPDFIRGVINLRGRVVPVIDLGSRFSKTEREITRRTCIIIVEVGSGEDNHDMGVIVDSVSAVIDIPIANIQPPPAFGAKIRVDFIQGMWKSDDRFFIVMDIDQVLSVDEITHLAEVLQESVA from the coding sequence ATGGCTCAGGCACTGGAGACAAACGCCCAGCCTGCGGACAGCGACCAGTACCTCACCTTTATGCAAAGTGGGGATATGTATGCGATTCCCCTGCTGGGAGTGAAGGAAATCATTGAATACGGCGGCATTACCCCGATCCCGACTTTGCCGGACTTTATCCGCGGCGTGATTAACCTGCGTGGTCGCGTGGTGCCGGTGATCGATTTGGGAAGTCGCTTCAGCAAGACGGAGCGGGAAATCACCCGTCGCACCTGCATTATTATTGTGGAGGTCGGCTCGGGTGAGGATAACCATGATATGGGGGTGATCGTGGACAGCGTAAGCGCGGTCATCGATATCCCCATCGCCAACATTCAGCCGCCGCCGGCGTTCGGCGCCAAGATCCGCGTGGATTTCATTCAAGGCATGTGGAAGTCCGATGACCGTTTTTTCATCGTCATGGATATTGATCAGGTGCTGTCCGTGGATGAAATCACCCATTTGGCGGAGGTCCTGCAGGAGAGCGTCGCCTGA
- a CDS encoding chemotaxis protein CheA, translated as MSLDFSGALKAFAQESKELLVEMEQSLLTLEEEGAKKELVDAVFRAAHTIKGSGGLFGLDHVVAFTHDVEGVLDAVRDGRLDIDGDLISLLLSCGDQIGRLVESSLAGEVEDELLRKGAALQAQLQRYLPGSASVAATLEAEADEDRQGARGWHISLRCGRDLLRDGMDPLSILHYISTLGELSRVTTFCGHMPAAEEMDPESCYLAFEMDLITEQAKEEIEDAFEFVSASSEVRITPVGDPDAWDKAIEEAPDEDQRLGEILLESGAVTRSELEQALKQQESVPERPRLGEILVARHAVQEKTVNTALEKQAGVIKKQRQDSFLKVDAQKLDHLINLIGELMIANAEVRVKAEHIRESLLDESVANSTRFIEAVRDCALSLRMVQIGDTFNRFQRVVRDLARDLGKDIRLVVSGGDTDLDKTLVERISEPLTHLVRNAIDHGIESDTLRRERGKPATGVIRLNAFHERGSIVIEVSDDGGGMNPEKIVAKAIEKQLIRSAEGMSDGEIFKLIFEPGFSTAEQVTNVSGRGVGMDAVKKTLEELRGSVEVESELGKGSTIRLRLPLTLAIINGFLVGVGDSKYVVPLEMVDECVELNGDGGGDFMGLRGLALPFLRLRDLFSIDGRPSDRQSVVVVQYAGRRAGLVVDRLMGELQTVIKPLGDIFTPLKWVSGCTLLGSGDVGLILDIPELVTRAENAQNHYVGRKMATG; from the coding sequence ATGAGCCTGGATTTCAGCGGCGCCTTAAAGGCCTTCGCCCAGGAAAGCAAAGAACTGCTGGTGGAAATGGAGCAGTCGCTGCTGACCCTGGAGGAGGAGGGCGCCAAAAAGGAGCTGGTGGATGCGGTGTTTCGCGCCGCGCACACCATTAAAGGGTCCGGTGGGCTGTTTGGGCTGGACCATGTCGTCGCCTTTACTCACGATGTGGAAGGAGTGCTGGATGCTGTTCGTGATGGTCGCCTGGACATTGACGGCGATCTGATCAGTCTGCTGTTGAGTTGTGGCGACCAGATTGGGCGGCTGGTGGAAAGCTCCCTGGCCGGTGAGGTGGAAGACGAGCTGCTGCGTAAAGGCGCCGCCCTGCAGGCGCAATTGCAACGCTATTTGCCCGGCTCCGCCAGCGTCGCCGCGACGCTTGAAGCCGAGGCTGACGAGGACCGTCAGGGCGCCCGCGGCTGGCATATCTCGCTGCGCTGCGGTCGCGATCTGCTGCGCGATGGTATGGACCCGCTCAGCATCCTGCACTATATCTCCACGCTTGGCGAGCTGTCCCGGGTTACGACGTTCTGCGGGCATATGCCGGCGGCGGAGGAAATGGACCCGGAGTCCTGTTATCTCGCCTTTGAAATGGACCTTATCACCGAGCAGGCCAAAGAAGAAATCGAAGACGCCTTCGAGTTCGTCAGCGCCAGCAGCGAAGTCCGCATTACGCCAGTGGGCGATCCGGACGCCTGGGACAAAGCCATTGAGGAAGCTCCAGATGAGGATCAACGTCTCGGAGAGATACTGCTTGAGAGCGGCGCCGTCACCCGTAGTGAACTTGAACAGGCGCTGAAACAGCAGGAAAGCGTGCCGGAAAGACCCAGACTGGGAGAAATTCTGGTGGCCCGTCACGCCGTACAGGAGAAAACGGTTAATACGGCGCTGGAAAAGCAGGCCGGGGTGATAAAAAAACAGCGTCAGGACAGCTTCCTTAAAGTGGATGCGCAAAAGCTGGATCACCTTATCAACCTGATCGGCGAGCTGATGATCGCCAATGCGGAAGTGCGGGTGAAGGCGGAGCACATTCGGGAATCGCTTTTGGACGAATCCGTCGCCAACTCCACCCGCTTCATCGAAGCCGTGCGCGATTGCGCGCTCAGTCTGCGTATGGTGCAGATCGGCGATACCTTCAATCGTTTCCAGCGTGTCGTGCGCGATCTCGCCCGCGATCTGGGCAAGGATATCCGTCTGGTGGTCAGCGGCGGCGACACGGACCTCGACAAAACCCTGGTGGAGCGTATCAGCGAGCCCTTGACCCACTTGGTGCGCAACGCCATCGACCACGGCATCGAATCGGACACGCTGCGGCGTGAGCGAGGTAAGCCGGCCACTGGCGTGATCCGGCTGAACGCCTTTCATGAGCGCGGCAGCATCGTCATTGAAGTCAGCGATGACGGCGGCGGCATGAACCCAGAGAAAATTGTCGCCAAAGCGATTGAAAAGCAGCTGATTCGCAGCGCGGAAGGGATGAGCGACGGCGAGATCTTCAAGCTTATTTTCGAACCCGGTTTTTCCACCGCGGAGCAAGTGACCAATGTTTCCGGCCGGGGCGTGGGCATGGACGCCGTGAAGAAAACTCTGGAAGAACTGCGCGGCAGCGTGGAAGTGGAAAGCGAACTGGGCAAAGGCTCCACCATTCGTCTGCGACTGCCGCTGACCCTGGCCATCATCAATGGTTTTCTGGTGGGCGTGGGGGACAGCAAGTATGTGGTGCCTCTGGAGATGGTGGACGAATGCGTCGAGCTGAATGGCGACGGCGGCGGCGACTTTATGGGCCTGCGCGGGCTGGCGCTGCCGTTTCTGCGACTGCGGGATTTGTTCAGCATCGATGGCCGTCCCTCCGACCGGCAAAGCGTAGTGGTGGTCCAATACGCAGGCCGCCGCGCGGGGCTGGTCGTGGATCGTTTAATGGGGGAGCTGCAGACTGTCATCAAACCCTTGGGCGACATCTTTACGCCGTTGAAATGGGTCAGTGGATGCACGCTGCTGGGAAGCGGCGACGTGGGACTGATTCTGGATATTCCAGAACTGGTCACCCGGGCGGAAAACGCTCAGAACCATTATGTGGGCAGGAAAATGGCGACCGGTTAA
- a CDS encoding protein-glutamate O-methyltransferase CheR, with protein MVKNVASENAGPKSELYRIGDRDFAIVKRFVHDAAGIFLTDAKKNLVTGRLAKRLQAHNLQSYGDYLKLVDADAEERQIALNLLTTNETYFFREPQHFDYMQRHILPQRARGRAFRVWSAACSTGEEPYSIAMLLDDALGQANWEILATDISTDVLTHAKRGCYSLQRAQHMPPNYLRRYCLKGVGPEEGNLLVDKKLRGVVQFRNLNLNATLPNLGQFDVIFLRNVMIYFQADTKRQLIAKLIQHLHKGGYLFIGRSESLNGVTEQLEQICPAVYRKP; from the coding sequence ATGGTCAAAAACGTCGCTAGCGAAAACGCTGGGCCGAAGTCCGAGCTCTATCGGATCGGCGACAGGGACTTCGCCATCGTCAAACGTTTCGTGCATGACGCGGCAGGCATCTTTTTGACCGACGCCAAAAAAAATCTGGTCACCGGTCGCCTCGCCAAACGCCTGCAAGCGCACAATCTGCAGAGCTATGGCGATTACCTGAAGTTGGTCGACGCCGATGCGGAAGAGCGCCAGATTGCGCTGAATCTGTTGACCACCAACGAAACCTATTTCTTTCGCGAGCCCCAGCACTTTGATTACATGCAGCGGCATATTCTCCCGCAACGCGCGCGCGGACGGGCGTTCCGGGTGTGGAGCGCAGCCTGTTCCACGGGAGAAGAGCCCTACAGTATCGCTATGCTGCTGGACGATGCGCTGGGACAGGCGAACTGGGAAATTCTCGCCACCGACATTTCCACCGATGTGCTTACCCACGCCAAACGCGGATGTTATTCCCTGCAACGGGCGCAGCATATGCCGCCGAATTACCTGAGGCGTTATTGCCTGAAAGGAGTGGGCCCTGAGGAAGGAAATTTACTGGTGGATAAGAAATTGCGCGGGGTCGTGCAATTCAGAAACCTTAATCTCAACGCCACACTGCCCAATCTGGGGCAGTTTGACGTGATTTTTTTACGCAATGTCATGATCTATTTTCAGGCGGACACCAAACGCCAATTGATCGCCAAATTGATACAACATTTGCACAAAGGCGGTTACTTGTTTATCGGTCGATCGGAGAGTCTGAATGGCGTGACAGAGCAACTAGAGCAAATATGTCCCGCCGTGTATCGCAAACCGTAA
- a CDS encoding bifunctional diguanylate cyclase/phosphodiesterase translates to MHPLTGSRLLIVDDEQRNTKLLTDIFRAQGFDAFPLNDANEVIGAVASYEPDLIILDVMMPGKTGFELTREIKAQEHWKHIPIILLTALADRDSCVSGLECGAEDYVSKPFNRRELLARVNNLLKLKKLHDFQHQNLRLLEEYDSVTGLPKKDILMELIDTLIKQKSNANVCVCVCEVDMDQTLIGLLSSHDRDQSERQVSRAVVERMSSIFPPGMLLGCLGSGKYGVVLEADEETGAGHLRKLQQKLSLPIMVEGQEFFLKFSVGYAPPPHPRLEWMVLFNHAEIAGLEARKEGSNLVKRFAPEMDVENHERWWMSRALFQAVREQQFEVYYQPQVDILHESLVGFEALLRWKTPEKGHISPARFIPLAEENGQIYDISLWMMEQVCQQIALWKRAGKRLRMAINISPVQLHRDEFTQDFVDLFTRYHLSPNDFELELTETSLMDPKGGGQLRELWSQGFDIAIDDFGTGYSNLEYLRKYPFNRLKIDRSFISNICDSGDDSAIVKAILAIAEHMGFKVIAEGIETADQLKRLRSLGCHEAQGFLFSRPAPAANATAMLFNGLKAPA, encoded by the coding sequence ATGCACCCACTCACCGGTAGCAGGCTGCTTATTGTTGATGACGAGCAGCGCAACACCAAACTGCTTACGGATATCTTTCGGGCGCAGGGATTTGACGCCTTTCCTCTCAATGACGCCAATGAAGTGATTGGCGCCGTCGCCAGTTACGAGCCGGATTTGATTATTCTGGACGTTATGATGCCCGGCAAAACCGGGTTTGAGTTGACCCGCGAAATCAAGGCACAGGAACACTGGAAACACATTCCTATCATCCTTCTCACGGCGCTGGCCGACCGCGATTCCTGCGTGTCGGGACTGGAGTGCGGCGCGGAGGATTACGTCAGCAAGCCGTTTAACCGGCGCGAATTGCTGGCGCGGGTTAACAACCTGCTCAAGCTTAAGAAGCTTCACGATTTTCAACATCAGAATCTGCGCCTGCTGGAGGAATACGATTCCGTCACCGGCTTGCCGAAGAAAGATATTTTGATGGAGTTGATCGACACCCTCATCAAGCAGAAAAGCAACGCCAATGTCTGCGTGTGCGTCTGCGAAGTGGATATGGATCAGACCCTGATTGGCTTGCTCAGCAGCCATGACCGCGATCAGTCCGAACGTCAGGTCAGTCGCGCTGTGGTGGAGCGCATGTCGTCCATTTTTCCGCCGGGCATGCTGCTGGGCTGCCTGGGTTCCGGCAAATATGGCGTGGTGCTTGAGGCTGACGAAGAAACGGGCGCGGGACACCTGCGCAAGCTACAGCAAAAGTTGAGTCTGCCGATCATGGTGGAGGGACAAGAGTTCTTTCTCAAGTTCTCCGTGGGGTATGCGCCGCCGCCGCATCCGCGCTTAGAGTGGATGGTGCTGTTCAACCATGCGGAAATTGCGGGCCTGGAAGCCAGAAAAGAGGGAAGTAATCTGGTAAAACGCTTTGCGCCGGAAATGGACGTGGAGAACCACGAACGCTGGTGGATGTCGCGGGCGCTGTTTCAGGCGGTGCGGGAGCAACAGTTTGAAGTCTATTACCAGCCTCAGGTGGATATTCTGCATGAGTCCCTGGTAGGGTTTGAGGCGCTGTTGCGCTGGAAAACTCCGGAGAAAGGGCATATCAGTCCGGCGCGCTTCATTCCTCTGGCGGAGGAAAACGGGCAGATCTACGACATCAGCCTGTGGATGATGGAGCAGGTGTGCCAGCAGATTGCGCTTTGGAAGCGGGCGGGCAAGCGTCTGCGCATGGCGATAAATATCTCGCCGGTGCAGCTGCATCGGGATGAGTTCACCCAGGACTTCGTCGATCTTTTCACCCGCTATCATCTGTCCCCCAATGACTTCGAACTGGAGCTGACGGAAACCAGCCTGATGGACCCGAAAGGCGGCGGACAATTGCGGGAGTTATGGAGTCAGGGTTTCGATATCGCCATTGACGATTTCGGCACCGGCTACAGCAATTTGGAATACCTGCGCAAATATCCCTTCAACCGCTTGAAGATCGACCGCTCGTTCATCAGCAATATCTGCGACTCCGGTGACGATTCCGCCATCGTCAAGGCGATTCTCGCCATTGCCGAGCATATGGGCTTCAAGGTTATCGCCGAGGGCATAGAAACGGCGGATCAACTGAAGCGGTTGCGCAGCCTCGGCTGTCATGAGGCGCAAGGATTTTTATTCAGCAGGCCGGCGCCCGCCGCCAACGCGACGGCGATGCTGTTCAATGGACTTAAGGCGCCGGCTTAA